In Bacillus thuringiensis, the DNA window GTGAGAAAATGAAACTTTTAAATTTGTATAGATTTCTTCTTCACTTATCTCCTCTCCTAAAACTTGAGAAAGAATTTTTGTATAAACTGGATACGTATCAAATAACGTCCCATCAAAATCCCATAAAATATTCATTGTATTCACCTTTCTATTTTCTAATCATTGTATAAGTAAGTTCGCTCTTTTCTGTGGTGTTTCACTTTCTAAATAGTAATCCTCGGCTTTCCAATACCTATTCTCAAACTTTGAAAGGTTTTTCTGCGTTTCTTCACTCTCACGTAGAAACCTTGTCTCTCTTGGACAATCCAAGTACACCATATAATGAAAGAAATCTCTCCATTCTTTTCGTTGTAGAAAAACACCTTCAATTACAATTACGCCTACTATAGGGATCTGTACTTTTTTCATTTCACATAAGTCTGTCTCATCATAATAGAACGGCAATTTCAGTTTTGTTTCAGTTTGTAGCTTTTGAAAAAACTTCTGCCGAATCCACTCAACATCCCATTGTAAATAATAGTACTCATACCATTCTTCATATCCAGTATGATATCGTTTATTACGCTCTACTATATGATTATCAATATGAAAAATATGAAACGGGATACCTTCTTGTTTCATATTTTCTTTTAAATTTGCCACGAATGTCGTTTTACCAGATCGACTTAAACCATCTATACCTAGAATAAACCTATTTTCTTTATGTTTCTTCATTATATTTATAAGCTCATTTGTACTCATTACTTCTTCCACTCTTCTTTTAATAAAGAATATAAAATCGTATCATGAGCAACTTCATTTTGAATCATATGTTTTCGAAGTAATCCTTCTTCTTGAAATCCTGCTTTACTTAATAATTTTTGAGAAGCTTTATTTTCTACATATACAACAGCTGCAATTCTTATCAGTTGCAGCGTTTCAAATCCGTAAGTTAAAATTGCCTGTAACGCTTCCGTTGCATACCCTTTGCCCCAATATGTATCGTCTAATTCATAACCAATTTCAGCTCGCTTATGATGCTTGTTTATTAAGTGAAATCCGCACGTTCCGATTAATTGGCCCGTGCCTTTTTTCTCAATTCCCCAGCGAAATACTGTTCCCTCTTCATAACGATTTTTAAACGTTTGAATTGTTGTTTTCGCTTGCTCAATATTTTCAAAAGAATCCATTCCGAAATAACGTATAACAGATTCTTTTGAAAAATAACGGAACATCGTTTCTGCATCTAACAGTGTTAATTCTCTTAATTGTAAACGTTCTGTTTCTAGTTTCGGAAACCCCATCTCTTTTTCTCCTTCTATTCTAATGAACTGCAAATTTCAATATAATTCCCATCTGGATCGGCAATGTATGCAATTGTTTGTCCCCACGGTTTCACAATTGGTTCAACTAAAATTTTAATACCTTGCTCTCTAAATTGTTCGATTGTTTCTTGTACATGATCAACAACGAATCCCAATTCAAAATGAGAAGATTGTAACTCACCTTCTGTAAGTGATAGTCCTGTTAATTCTTTCACATCTTGCCTCGTGTTCATCGCTAAAATTGTAGAACCAGTATTAAACTCAATATATGTACCATGCTCTGCTTTTATAGGTAACTGTAAAATATCTCTATAAAACCTTAAACATTCTTCAAACTTTTCTACATATAAAATAATGTACTTCATTTTTAAATTCATTTTATATCCCCCTTTATATCCATCCCTAAAATTTCGACAAAAGTCTCATAAAAACCTTGTTTCCTATAGTAATGAGCACAAAAAAATGAGGCCGATTTCTCGGCCCCCCAGCTTATTGGCATAAAACAGGAGATTTGGTTTGGACATAACCAGTTCGTACCCTTATTATATTTTATTTTTTCTGAATTTTGAATACTTTAAACACCCATTTATATTGAGAAAGTTTTTTTGCTTGCATAAAATTAAAGAGTTTAAGAAATGCTACAAATGGAGGTGTATACATATGGAACCAATGCTATGTCCAAGCTGTAAAACGAACCGTACTCGATTTAATATTCTTGAGCAACAAGTAAAACCAGTTAAATTAAATCCACAAACTGGCCAAGTAGAAGAGGAATACACAGATGAAACGATGAATGCTTTTCATATGGCCTATCAAGGACCGACTTACCGCGTCCAATGCGCTGTCTGCGGGCTTGTTGAAAACCCGGAGCAATTTATTAAACCTGCTCAAAATCAATCTTTTTCATAATATTGTTACCACCCTTTATAGAAATAGGTTTTTCTATAAGGGGTTTTTCTGTTTATACGTCAATAAAAAACGTATTTCTTCCTTATTATAAGTTACACCTCACACCTGTTAGCTATCTTTTATTTTTGGATCTTCAATTGGAAGAAAATAATGACTCCTTCCATTCTAGCAATATGGATTGTTTCTACTGTTTGCAGTCTTTTACTTTGTTACTATTTTAAATATAAAAATTCAAATAAAATTAATTGGTAGTTCATTATTATGAATCGTTACTTATTTATTATCTTCCAGGTATTGTCCTCGTTTATCATTCTACCACTTAAATATACAGTCTTTTATTATATAAAAAAGAGTTAACAAAATAAACATACATAGAACTTAAAAAAGATGTTCCCCATATAATCTTCAATATAATCTTCTTTAAGAATTCTGCTCTTTGTTACAATATTTCCTTTTTTAACTTTTTAATTTTCCAAAATAAATTAATGAATATATATAAATATAAACAAACAAAAAAACCTACCATACCTTGATATAATCTAGATTCTTCCATTCTAAAGAAACATAAGTAAATCGCTGGAATTAACGTCGCAAACATAATTGCAATGAACTGTAACACCTCAGTAAGTTTTTGTATCTTCGTTTCCTTATCTGAATATATATCAGGTAACTCATTTTCCTCTTCTACTTCTTTACAAAAATAATTCCATTTCGCAAAACTCGTTACATGTTTCCAACCACACATTTCATATATTTCAATATACTCTTTTTGTTTTTCTTTTGTATCTTTATAATCTAACCTAAAATCCGCTTTATATATTACATCTTTCGGCTCGGTTCTATTAAACGTATACATTATATTATACTTTTGCAGTGCCCAGCCCTGTTGATGCATTTTTCTTAAAAAGGCTTCCTCTTTTTCCAAACTCCATCCAGCGAAAAATTTAAATATCTTCTTTGTCTCCATCACCCATTCACTCCCCTAATATACTGTTTCCATTTCTTACAGATCTCTGCAACCTGTTATACTCTAGCTCTAACACTTCTCTCCCAAACGTTGTTAACTCATAGCACTTCTTTCTGTCTGTAGAGGCAACTTCAACTATTAACTTCTCTTTTAATAATTTCGTCGTATTCCCGTATAAAGTACCAGGGCCGAGCTTTACTTCCCCATTTGTCATCTCTTCTACCATTTGCATAATTCCATAACCGTGCATTGGCTTCACTAGTGACAACAGAATGTAATATGTCGCCTCTGTTAACGGAATATACTTTTGTACTTTCTCATTCATTATAACTACCTCCGATACATCGTTTCCTGATATATCGACTAACGATACATCGTATATCGATATTGTATAATCACATTCCAAAATATGCAAGTATAATTTAATAATTAAATATTTATTTCTTTGGATTGAAAAATCATACCAATTTTCTGAATAATTTGTTAAAATATAGAAATATCCGTTTATATTTTGAAAGGAATGATACATATGATACATAAATTAAAAGAAAATATAGGATCAGTTTTTGTAGGTAAAGAACATGTTATAGATCTATTAATCGTTTCCTTGCTTGCTGACGGTCATGTGCTTCTTGAAGATGTGCCTGGTACTGGGAAAACACTCCTCGCAAAAACACTTTCTAAAAGTATTGGTGGTAATTTTTCTCGCGTCCAATTTACACCGGATGTACTTCCAAGTGATGTAACAGGTATTGAATATTTCAATCCGAAAACGAGTGAATTCGAGTTAAGACTTGGACCAGTTATGACCAATATTTTGCTTGCGGATGAAATTAACCGCGCTATGCCTAGAACACAGTCTAGTTTATTAGAATCGATGGAAGAACGACAAGTAACGCTTGAAAAGCAATCTACTCCTCTTCCGAAACCGTTCTTTGTTATTGCGACGCAAAATCCAATTGAATCACAAGGAACTTTCCCTCTACCAGATGCACAGCTTGATCGTTTTTTAATGACAATTTCAATTGGTTATCCATCTCCAGAAGATGAACTACAAATGATGCGACGTTTTCGTAGGGATATACCACTAGAAAGCGTCAAATCTGTTATTTCTTTAGAAAATATTTTAGAAGCACAGAAACGAGTAAAAGAAATTTTTGTATCAGAACCGTTAGAACATTACATTATTAAACTTGCTCATGCTACAAGGAATCATGATTACATCGCTAACGGTGTAAGTCCACGTGCCACACTTGCTTTAGTGCGTGCAGTTCAAGCTTTAGCCTTTTTACGCGGGAGAGAATATTGTACACCTGAAGATATACAATTTTTAGTTCCTTCTGTTTGGAATCACCGTATCGTCTTATCAATGGAAGGCGCATTACGTACGACAAAAAATGAAATTATGCAAAGAATTTTAAAAGAAGTTGACGTACCAGTGGAGATTGAGCAAGCATGAATGGACAGCGCGTTGTAACTGTACCTTTATTTTTCCAACTTCATATTATTCAACTAACTGTCCCAGGCGCTATACTATTTACGTTTTTTATGCCGCAACGAATCATAATGTTTCTCTTTTTCTTCTATTATTTATTTGCGATTTTTATTTATAAATATGTCGCTTACATAGAGAAAACATTTGAAGTGGTAAATGAGAAACAAACAACTCGGCTATTCCCTAATGAATCTGGACAATTTTTTATTCATTTGAAAAACGGTGCAAACATACCACTCGTTAATGGTGTTTGTTATTTTCATTTAGATCCGTCACTACTACCACAAAAAGATCAAGGAATTGATCAAATATCGAAAACGTTATTTTCTTTTCCGTTTTCACAACCTGCTCATTCGGCGCAAAAATGGGATTTAACATTAACCGCTACGAAGCGTGGTGTATTTCAAATTGAACAGTTCGAATGTGTCTTAAAAGATCCTTTTCATCTTTTAACTGTACATTTACCCATTTTTGATAAATTACGGACTGAAATTATTGTGTACCCTTCTCCTAAAGAAGTAGCAGGTTTGCAAGAACTACAGCAACTTTTAACGGGATCTTATCGAACGAATTTTTCTTTTTACAATGATGAAACATCTATTATCGGCGTTAAACGATATGAACGGGAGTCTTTCCGTTCTATTCATTGGAAAGCATCTGCTAAAATGCAGGCATTACAGGCAAAGCAATATGAACCTGTAAAAAATTATAGTTGGACGATCTGTCTTTCTTTAGCTGCTGATCGTGGATTTGGTTGGAAGGATAATATAGAAGATCTTATATCATTTGCAACATACATTTGCCAATACGCAACGAAGCATCAAATACCATTTGAATTATTTATTAGTGTATTAGCTGAAGGTGGTCCTCTGCACTTACCATTAAATGAAGGGCAAACACACTACGGAGTATCTTTAGAGGAATTAGCGCGTATTTCAGATGACAGTACGTTGCTTCCGAAACAAGGATTCCTTCATTATGTAGCGAGAAAAAGGGAACGATCGTCTACAATGATATACATTGGTTTACAGAGAAATGAACTCCCTCTTCTCTCTCAGCCTACGTTTCTCATTAATAACGAAGGGATGGTGGAAAAGCTTGAAGACTTGGCTCTATCACGTTCATGACTTTATTCTGCTGCTCCTCCTTTCGTTATTAACGGAAAGAGATGAACTCATCGGTATTACTATATTTTTAGCAACAGGCTATACTGGATTATTTCTTATCCATAAACTAATGAAGAAAAAAACGACAGGTTTTGTCATTCTGTTAATGACTCAAATAATCGGTTGTTCTATCTTTCTCTCTTTCTCTCTGTTTGGCACAATTATGTTACCGCTTTTCTTCTTTATCGTACATGTAGTTGGGCCTGGATATCCAGTTCAAAAGTCATTAGGTGGTATTGTCTGGTTTGGTATTTCAGCTATATTTTATACGCCCTTTCCACCTTTGTGGAAACTATTACTTTTAGTTTTACACATTATGATTACTTTTTGGTTAACTGGTGCAAATCGTAATCAACAGTTATTACGTTTCGCTTCTCTTATCACGATTGGAATAATTAGTGCTTTCCTTATTCCTATTTTCCCATACATTCGGCTTCTTTTTTCTTATGTCGTACAAGTAGTTGCTTTAGGATTTGGATACGCCATTAATCCGTTATTTTCGGCAGCTGAATCAAAAGAAACTGACGATTTTTGGTCTAATAAAGGGAATTTAAAGGATCCTCAAATTAAAGATGAATTGGGGCAACACTCTTTTGATCCAACACTCATAAATAGCATTACAATAATAGCCTGTGCATCTATCGCTATTTACGTCGTTTGGAAAATAATAAAAAAACGAAAATATTTAAGTTTACCAAATATGCCTGTCTTCGAATCTACTATCATCACTGATAAAGAAGGAATGAATCAAAAACGTTTGAAACGAAACATACCGCCACATAACGAAATTCGAAAAGAAATTTTTAAGCTTGAAAGTAAGTTAATTCCTCCTTTAAATAGAAAACGAGGAGAAACTGTTGAAGCATGGCTAGGAAGAATAAATCGTGAAGAAGATGTAAATATTGAGAGTCATATTGTTATAGATGCTTATAATACAGTGCGTTATTCAAATGGTGAGGATATGATGCTACTTCAGGAATTTAAGGAAGAGGTTCATAAGCTTTATGTGTATCAGAAGAGTTTAAAGAAAAGAAAGAAATAACACAACAAAAAGACTCCTATTTTCATAGGAGTCTTTCTATACTTCTACGTTATTTTTTAAATTGAAGCGTTTTTCCCTGCTTCTATTTCTAATGACTCTTCATGCCACCAAAGTGTTTCTTCAGGGTCTTCTTTAGCAATCTGGTGTGCTTCTTTTTTCGTTTCTACTGTAGGATATGAACCTTTTAGTGCGCGTCCTGAAGTTGTAACGAATAATACACTAAATACGACTAACCCAATAATACTTACACCTGCTAAATAAAATGCCGGTGCTAGCGGGTTACCGGTTGCATGAACTAAGTATGAACATACGAGCGGTGTTGTACCACCGAATATCGATACAGAAATATTAAATGAGATCGAAAGTGCTCGATAACGTACATCGGTGAAAAATAGTGATGGTAATAATGAAGGTAATGTTCCTTCATATACGCTTAGGAAGAATCCTAAAACGAAAATACCTGCAAATATAGCTGCAATATGTCCGTTACCTATTAGTAAAAATGCTGGAATTGCAAATATTGTTAAACCAAGTAAACCAATTTGCACGACGCGTTTATTACCAATTTTATCACTTAATTTACCGAAATAAAGTGCTAGCGGAATCATAAGTGCCATCGTAATAGAAATAATTAATAAGCCAGTTGTTTCTTTGACTTTAAGTACTTGAGTTAGATAAGAAGGAATATACGAAAGGATCATATAGTTTGTAATGTTAAAGAAGGCAACAATTACTGTGCTTAATAAGAAGTCTTTTTTGTGATATTTTAATATGTCCATAAATGAAAATTGTTCGTTGTCTTCAGATTCCTCTTGTGCTTTTTCCATCTCTTCAAAGATGGGAGATTCATCTAAATGACGGCGTAAATATAAACCGACCAAACCAATTGGTGCAGCTATTAAGAAAGGAATACGCCAGCCCCAGCTGAGCATTTGCTCATCTGTTAACAATAACGTCAAAATGGTAACAATTACCGATGCAGCAATGTAACCTGAGAGTGTTCCAATTTCAAGACCACTACCGAGTATACCACGCTTTTTATCTGGAGAAGATTCTGCGATATAAACCATTGCACCTGAATATTCGCCGCCTGTAGAGAAGCCTTGAATCATTCGGGCAACTAAAAGTAGTATTGGTGCCCATACACCAATTTGTTCATAGGTTGGTAGTAATGCGATGAATAATGTAGAAAGTGCCATTAAAATAATAGTAGTACTTAACACGATTTTTCGGCCGTACTTATCTCCTATTCTACCAAAGAATACACCTCCGATTGGTCGAACGAGAAAGGCCACTGCAAAAGTAGCAAATGTAAGTACAAGTTGCAATCCACTATTATCAACACCTGAGAAGAATAATTGACTTAAGATAACCGCTAAATACGCGTATAATCCGAAGTCAAACCACTCCATTGCATTTCCTATACCAGTAGCAACAACTGCTTTCCTGGCTTGTTTAGGATTGACAATATTAACGTCTTGAGGTTCAAAATTTAAATCATTATTTTGTTGCATATAATAAAACAGCTCCTTATTTAATTTAACTTCTTTAAGCACACCTTCTCTTATTGAATAAAATTAATTCGAAGCACTTAAGGAAAATTAATGTCTCCTTATCTGTTATTATTGTTTCACATAATTAATTATTTGTCCAATGAGATGCTCTTTAGGTTAAGTAATTTACTATTTTAAAAAAGCTGAAGAAGGCGCTATACGAGTACCTTTTTCAGCTTTTTATTTTAATATGCAAATTTATTTTTCCCACCCCTATTTTCCTCCTATTTGAGTTGTAAATAAGGTGTTTTTTTATAACGGTTTTTAAACTCTTGTAGCTGCTACATTATGAATACAGGAAATAAACTCATAGACAAATGTATCAATCTCCTCTTTCGTAATAATATACGGCGGAAGTAATCGAATAATATTCCCTTGTGTAACGTCAACTAACATCCCTTTCTCCATTAATTCTGCCTGTAATTTCTTCACATTTTCATTCGTATCATTCAAACTAATTCCAAACATCATACCAGCATGACGTACTTCCTGCATATAATAAGAATTTTCTTTCTGAATTTCTTGCAATTTATCATTTAAATATAGCGACGTTTCATACGCATCTTGCATTAAACCCTCGTCAATCAATGTTTGTAATACCGTTAAACCTAAAGCCGTTCCCATGGATGAATGAGCAAATGTTGTGCCATGATCTCCCGGTGAAAATACATCACATAACTTTTCACCTACAATAATTCCACCTAGTGGTATCCCGCCTCCTGCTCCCTTACCAATTTGAATAATATCTGGTGTAATATTGAAATTTTGATAAGCAAATAGTTTACCAGTTCTCCCCATACCACTTTGAACTTCATCAACGATAAGAAGTACATTATATTTCTCACATAAGTTTTGAACACCATGTAAATATTCACCTGATAAAGGGTAGATACCACCACTTCCTAATACAGGCTCTAGCATAATCGCAATTGGATTTTCTTTAACAATTGTTTCTTCTAATTGCTCTATATTCTCGCGCTCTACTTCATATACAGGAATCGATGTTTTAGGGAAATTTTGATATACACTTTCTTGTCTCGTGAAATGAAGTGCCCCTAACGTCCGCCCGTGGAAACTATTCTTCAGCACTACGATTCCTTCACGTTTTTCATGCGTAGTAGCTCTATATTTATCAATTAATTTCAACGTTGTTTCTGTCGCTTCCGTACCAGAGTTTGTAAAAAAGACTTTTCCATTTTCTAAAGAGCACTCAACTAATTTCTTTGCATACTCAATCGCAACTGGATTTAAAAAATGAAACGGTAGATGCAACGATTTCGTAACTTGATCCATTGTTGTTTGCACGATTTTCGGGTGATTGTATCCTAATACGTTCACTCCGACACCAGAAAATAAATCTACATACTCTTTACCATCCACATCATACAGTTTACAACCTTCTCCTCTTTCTATCGCAACCTTCGTACGACAATACGTAGGCATCATATATTCTTTATCTAATTGAAACCAATCCGACATGTTAAATTCCTCCTAGTTATTTTCCCTGTTTATTTCTATTCATTCTCTATAAAGTCATGTATAAATTCATTTTTAAGATTGAAATTTTAATTGTAATTTTCTTCCCGATATTCATTTTTCCATAATTTCTTCTATTTCAACAGGTCCACTACATACGCGTTTTTTTCATCTAGCGGTCTGTTACTAGTTTGAACTTTGCGTGTCATACATAATCAACGCTATAAAATCATATTTAGTAACAATGGACAAAAAAGATTTGGAGGCTATATCGATGGATGAAAACTATGATAAACAGAGGCAACCTTTACTAGGGAAAGACTTTAACGAAGATGGAGAACGTAATGAACAAGCTATTCTTCACTCTCAAACAGTTGGTTCACGTGGACCTGTTCTAGAGCAAGATAGTGTGCTTCACGAGTCGTTACAAGAATTTATTCACGAAAAAATTTTAGAAAGACCTGTTCATGTAAAAGGATTTGGTGCGTTCGGTTATTTTCAAACGATCTATCCAATGTCTGAACATACTAGACTACATTTTTTACAACATTCTAATGAGAAAGTTCCTGTTATGGTGCGGTTTTCATTAGCTGTCAGTACGAAAGGAACACCTGATACTTCTAGAAATGTACGCGGTTTCGCTACAAAATTTTATACAAATGAAGGCATTTTCGATCTTTTATGTAATCACATTCCTGTCTTTTCTGTTCGTGATCCGATGCGTTTCCCAGAAACGATTCAAGCATTGTTACCTTCACCTAAAAATAACTTAATAGACCCTAATCGATTTTGGAGCTTTGTCGCTAGAGCACCCGAATCCATTCATTTCGTTGTCCATTTATACTCTGATGCTGGTACAGCCAAAAGTCTTCGCCACATTCCAGGGCATAGTGTAAATACATATGTTTGGAGAAATGCTGAAGGTAATCGAAAGTATGTAAAGTATCATTGGTACCCATTTGAAGGTGTACAATTCATTACTAGTGAGGAAGCAAATAAACTCGCTGCCGAAAATCCTGATTATAGCGGGAAAGATTTATATGATGCAATTGCAAATGGTAAACCAGTGGAATATGGTTTATATGTCCAGCTCATGGACCCGAAAGATGAAGAGCATCTTTCTTATGACCCATTAGATGATACAAAAGTATGGGATGAAAAAGCGTATCCTCTTATACCAGTCGGCAAAATGGTATTAAATAAAAATCCTGAAAATTATATGGAGCAAGTAGAAAAAGTCGCCTTCTCCCCTTCTAATTTACTGGACGGCGCCGAATTATCAGATGATAAAATGTTGCAAGGACGTGCGAACATTTATAGTGATTCACAAAGAAGAAGAATTGGATCTGAATTCCGTAAATTGCCGGTTAACCAACAGCAAAATTGGACACCTGCTAATCAAATTACGAGCGGTGACGGAAGATACGTTGAAGGTAAACTTGAAAGAACTTCTATTACGAAACAGGATGACTTTACGCAGCCTGGTGAATTTTATGCGCAGTTACAACCGATTGAAAAAGAACATCTTGCTAAAAACTTAGCTAGTGATTTGGAAGTTATCTCCAAAGATATTAAAAAGGTCGTTTTAGGGTATTTTCATAAAGTGTCAGCTGATTTGGTGAAGAGGATTGAAAGTGCGATGCAAAAGCTTTAAGTATATAAAAAAACGTCATTTTTAAAATAAAAAATGACGTTTTTTATGGCGAAATTACTAGGAATTTCTACCGCTTCATTTACAATTATTAACGAAATTTTTCTCCTTCAAAATTTCCGTTATTTCATTTTAGATTATGGTACTCATTTCTCTTTTTCAAATAATCTTTTTCACATTGTAACGGCTTGAATTTCACTTTTTTCCCTTTCTTCTTTTTCGTTTCTATAACGATCCATTCCCCTTTTTCACCATCTAGCTTTAAGTGTTTCATTACATTGATATTATCTTTTTCTTTATAAAGAAAAAATGCTTCTTGCACTGCCACAAATAAACTAGGCTGCTCTCTAAATCCACCACTATCATAAATTTTAGTTAACGAATTATAATAAGAATCATTTTCTCTTCCGCCATACATTAAATGTGCAGCATCCAGGTCTCTTTGGCTAACTTCCCAAAAACTGTGTTCATCAATATTTAAATCAAACGTAGATTGAATGTCCCTCATAATGTGTTTCACATACTTCTCATCACGAATTTTCCTTTTTTCAAGACAATCAGAAGATAATTCTGGCGCATCCGTTTGAGAATGTACAACGTGTTGAATAGATACACATAATACAAATACGCTTAAAATGTACAATATTTTTTTCATACTTACGTTTCACCTCAAATAATTTATATACTATATTATTTGAGGTTTACAATATTCTTATGCTAACAATGTGAAAGGCCCTATAAATTGGACTTTTATAGGGCCTTTCACATTAAAATTGCTTTATCAAATTCACCGGTGAAGCAATTACCTTACTACTTTTCACATCAAATAGTCCTATTGGCGTTACCCGTATAAATGGCAAGTGCGTTGCAGAAAAGAATAAAATGGTAAATGCCGGATCGTCATACGCATAACCACGCTCTTGCAATAATTTCACCATCTGTTTCTCTTCCTGTATTAATTCACTCATTTTTAACTTAGACATAATCCCGAGCAATGGTAATGCGATTTCGTGTAATACTTCATTCTTTTCAGTTATTACCATTCCCCCGCCAATTTCTTTTACTCTATGAAAAGCTGTAAGCATATCTTCTTTGTTCTTCCCAATTAGAATGATGTCTCCGGTACCAGAATAAGAGCTAGCAAGACCTCCTAATTTATTTGCAAAACCTTTTACAACTGTATTCACTCGCCACGTACCGTCACGAGCAATCATCATTAAAAAACACTCATCATGATCTAGTGAAAGTTCATCACGGTTTAAATCAATTTC includes these proteins:
- a CDS encoding aspartate aminotransferase family protein, with the translated sequence MSDWFQLDKEYMMPTYCRTKVAIERGEGCKLYDVDGKEYVDLFSGVGVNVLGYNHPKIVQTTMDQVTKSLHLPFHFLNPVAIEYAKKLVECSLENGKVFFTNSGTEATETTLKLIDKYRATTHEKREGIVVLKNSFHGRTLGALHFTRQESVYQNFPKTSIPVYEVERENIEQLEETIVKENPIAIMLEPVLGSGGIYPLSGEYLHGVQNLCEKYNVLLIVDEVQSGMGRTGKLFAYQNFNITPDIIQIGKGAGGGIPLGGIIVGEKLCDVFSPGDHGTTFAHSSMGTALGLTVLQTLIDEGLMQDAYETSLYLNDKLQEIQKENSYYMQEVRHAGMMFGISLNDTNENVKKLQAELMEKGMLVDVTQGNIIRLLPPYIITKEEIDTFVYEFISCIHNVAATRV
- a CDS encoding catalase; translated protein: MDENYDKQRQPLLGKDFNEDGERNEQAILHSQTVGSRGPVLEQDSVLHESLQEFIHEKILERPVHVKGFGAFGYFQTIYPMSEHTRLHFLQHSNEKVPVMVRFSLAVSTKGTPDTSRNVRGFATKFYTNEGIFDLLCNHIPVFSVRDPMRFPETIQALLPSPKNNLIDPNRFWSFVARAPESIHFVVHLYSDAGTAKSLRHIPGHSVNTYVWRNAEGNRKYVKYHWYPFEGVQFITSEEANKLAAENPDYSGKDLYDAIANGKPVEYGLYVQLMDPKDEEHLSYDPLDDTKVWDEKAYPLIPVGKMVLNKNPENYMEQVEKVAFSPSNLLDGAELSDDKMLQGRANIYSDSQRRRIGSEFRKLPVNQQQNWTPANQITSGDGRYVEGKLERTSITKQDDFTQPGEFYAQLQPIEKEHLAKNLASDLEVISKDIKKVVLGYFHKVSADLVKRIESAMQKL